A genome region from Alicyclobacillus acidocaldarius subsp. acidocaldarius DSM 446 includes the following:
- a CDS encoding S1C family serine protease gives MRFYRPRSDSGFFYEPGGTLRWIVTVVVSALVGAGATLGVVAATRNESLSPSTINNSAPPASATKPMSVNVNINDDITQVVKKVEPDVVAVVNYTTTSNFFTQQSQTQESDIGSGVYFYKNGDNAYIVTNNHVVQGGSKVQIVLMTNKRVNATVVGTDPYTDLAVLRVPASTFPGIQPAQFANSDDIQVGEPAIAIGTPMGLDFADTVTAGIISGDQRMMPVEDPTSDAVLDYQPVIQTDAAINPGNSGGPLLNAAGQVVGINCSKIVAPNFEGMGFAIPSNEVLNIAFQIMKTGHAVHPALGIEGIDLSSIPSGYLPNNIPVDYGVYIESVDSANAKRAGLEQGDVIIALNGKTVQSIADLRTELFTLKPGQTVPIVVYRGDRKLTLQIKIGEEQSPNTTESGSSSNQSSQNPFGSGGGSIFPNPFNSTNPFGY, from the coding sequence ATGCGCTTCTATCGTCCGCGCTCGGACAGCGGCTTCTTTTACGAACCCGGTGGGACGTTGCGCTGGATTGTGACCGTGGTGGTGTCGGCGCTCGTCGGGGCCGGTGCGACGCTCGGCGTCGTCGCCGCGACGCGAAACGAGAGCCTGTCGCCGAGCACCATCAACAACTCCGCGCCGCCGGCCTCGGCCACCAAACCGATGTCGGTGAACGTGAACATCAACGACGACATCACGCAAGTCGTCAAGAAGGTCGAGCCTGACGTCGTGGCGGTGGTGAACTACACCACCACCAGCAACTTCTTCACGCAGCAGTCGCAGACCCAGGAGTCGGACATCGGCTCAGGCGTCTACTTCTACAAAAACGGCGACAACGCGTATATCGTCACCAACAACCACGTGGTCCAGGGCGGATCGAAAGTGCAAATCGTCCTCATGACGAACAAGCGCGTCAACGCGACGGTGGTGGGGACAGATCCGTACACGGACCTCGCGGTCCTGCGCGTGCCCGCCTCCACGTTCCCGGGCATCCAGCCGGCCCAATTTGCGAATTCGGACGACATCCAGGTGGGAGAGCCCGCGATTGCCATCGGCACGCCGATGGGACTGGACTTTGCTGACACGGTGACGGCCGGGATCATCAGCGGCGATCAGCGGATGATGCCGGTCGAGGACCCGACGTCGGACGCGGTGCTCGATTACCAGCCCGTCATCCAGACGGACGCGGCCATCAATCCCGGCAACAGCGGTGGGCCCTTGTTGAACGCAGCTGGTCAGGTGGTGGGCATCAACTGTAGCAAGATTGTGGCGCCCAACTTCGAGGGCATGGGCTTTGCGATTCCGTCGAACGAAGTGCTGAACATCGCGTTCCAGATCATGAAAACGGGGCACGCGGTGCACCCGGCGCTCGGCATTGAAGGCATCGACTTGTCCAGCATCCCGAGCGGCTACCTGCCGAACAACATCCCTGTGGACTACGGCGTGTACATCGAGTCGGTGGATTCGGCCAACGCCAAGCGCGCGGGCCTTGAGCAGGGCGACGTGATCATCGCCCTCAATGGCAAGACGGTGCAGTCCATCGCGGATCTTCGGACGGAGCTGTTCACGCTGAAGCCCGGGCAGACCGTGCCCATCGTGGTGTACCGGGGAGACAGGAAGCTGACCCTTCAGATCAAGATTGGCGAGGAACAGTCGCCGAACACGACCGAGAGCGGCAGTTCGTCGAATCAGTCGTCGCAGAACCCGTTCGGCTCCGGGGGAGGAAGCATCTTCCCGAATCCGTTCAATTCGACGAACCCGTTTGGGTACTAA